A portion of the Blastocatellia bacterium genome contains these proteins:
- a CDS encoding DUF2256 domain-containing protein, with amino-acid sequence MKTRPRKKHSLPTKVCVVCGRSFAWRRKWAHEWHRVRYCSRRCRARSSGVAKNPSLMMKHVDCR; translated from the coding sequence ATGAAAACCAGGCCCCGGAAAAAGCACTCATTGCCAACGAAAGTGTGCGTCGTCTGCGGGCGGTCATTCGCTTGGCGGCGAAAATGGGCGCATGAGTGGCATCGCGTGCGTTATTGCAGTCGCCGCTGCCGCGCCAGATCGTCCGGTGTTGCTAAGAATCCGTCATTGATGATGAAGCATGTGGATTGCCGATGA
- a CDS encoding VOC family protein: MTIDKNLLDTIDHVAICVVDVKAAVEWYTRTFKCEVCYQDDTWAMLQFNNVKLAFVIAEQHPPHIALFSPDAEAFGKLKTHRDGTRSVYIQDPSGNAVEILATD, translated from the coding sequence ATGACGATTGATAAGAATTTGCTTGATACGATAGATCACGTCGCCATCTGCGTCGTGGATGTGAAGGCGGCGGTTGAGTGGTATACCCGAACATTCAAGTGTGAGGTGTGCTATCAGGATGACACGTGGGCGATGCTGCAGTTCAACAACGTCAAACTGGCCTTCGTCATCGCCGAGCAACATCCGCCGCACATCGCCCTGTTCAGTCCTGATGCCGAAGCGTTCGGCAAGCTGAAGACCCACCGAGATGGCACACGCTCAGTCTACATCCAAGACCCATCTGGCAATGCTGTGGAGATTCTGGCGACGGATTGA